Proteins from a genomic interval of Epinephelus fuscoguttatus linkage group LG16, E.fuscoguttatus.final_Chr_v1:
- the LOC125903692 gene encoding sphingomyelin synthase-related protein 1-like isoform X1, with the protein MEQQLPSGMAPPEESVSAWSCKQVAQWLQEEGFGEYVELLCAQHRLDGLSLLALTEADLRGPPLGLTVLGDIKRLTIALRRLQRQNQAQLEELGLRPSDSLPAGLLLGAVRGDWSCDGADRRYNGGDHLCNGTELRLRNSDRSGCGSGAAVCHTHSNGRYRQQHLAGRLDPEVWKTVMSSIYVFLVFGFTSFVMVIVHERVPDMRTYPPLPDIFLDSVPRIPWAFAMAEACGLILCYMFLLILLLHKHRSILFRRLCSLMGTVFLLRCCTMFVTSLSVPGQHLKCTSKSYGDTWGKIQRALLIWSGFGMTLTGVQTCGDYMFSGHTVVITMLNFFVTEYTPRSWNLIHTISWVLNLFGIFFILAAHEHYSIDVFIAFYITTRLFLYYHTLANTRAYQHSRRARIWFPMFSFFECNVNGPVPNQYHWPFNKPAFMKTLIG; encoded by the exons ATGGAGCAGCAGCTACCCAG TGGCATGGCACCGCCAGAGGAAAGTGTGAGTGCCTGGAGCTGTAAGCAGGTGGCCCAGTGGCTGCAGGAAGAAGGTTTTGGAGAGTATGTGGAGTTATTGTGTGCCCAGCACCGCCTGGACGGCCTCAGCCTGCTGGCTCTGACTGAGGCCGATCTGCGCGGGCCTCCGCTGGGCCtcactgtgctgggagacatcAAGAGGCTTACCATAGCCCTCCGCAGGCTACAGAGACAGAACCAAGCtcagctggaggagctgggtcTCCGGCCTTCAGACAGTCTCCCCGCTGGGCTCTTGTTGGGTGCCGTACGGGGTGATTGGAGCTGTGACGGAGCTGACAGGAGGTATAATGGAGGTGATCACTTGTGTAATGGGACAGAGCTGCGGCTGAGGAACAGTGACAGATCTGGATGCGGCTCAGGAGCTGCAGTGTGTCATACACACTCCAACGGGAGGTACAGGCAGCAGCACTTGGCTGGCAGACTGGACCCAGAGGTGTGGAAGACAGTCATGAGCTCCATATACGTCTTTTTAGTATTTGGATTCACATCTTTTGTCATGGTCATCGTACATGAGCGTGTCCCAGACATGAGGACGTACCCACCACTGCCTGACATATTCCTGGACAG TGTTCCCAGAATCCCTTGGGCTTTTGCAATGGCTGAAGCCTGTGGCCTCATCCTGTGTTACATGTTCCTGTTGATCCTGCTCCTCCACAAACACAG GTCCATTCTCTTCAGACGGCTGTGTTCTTTGATGGGAACTGTGTTTTTGCTTCGTTGTTGCACCATGTTTGTCACCTCGCTCTCTGTGCCTGGGCAGCACCTGAAGTGTACCAGTAAG TCATACGGTGATACGTGGGGAAAGATACAAAGGGCACTACTGATCTGGAGTGGGTTTGGGATGACTCTGACCGGTGTCCAAACATGTGGAGACTACATGTTCAGTGGACACACTGTTGTCATCACAATGCTCAACTTCTTTGTGACTGAAT ACACTCCACGATCCTGGAATCTCATTCACACCATCTCCTGGGTGTTAAACCTGTTCGGGATCTTCTTTATCCTGGCGGCTCATGAGCACTACTCCATCGACGTTTTCATCGCCTTCTACATCACCACTCGCCTCTTCCTCTACTACCACACCTTAGCCAACACTCGTGCCTACCAGCATAGTCGGAGGGCGCGCATTTGGTTCCCCATGTTCTCCTTCTTTGAATGCAATGTGAATGGACCTGTTCCCAACCAGTATCACTGGCCCTTCAACAAACCTGCCTTCATGAAAACTCTGATTGGATAG
- the LOC125903692 gene encoding sphingomyelin synthase-related protein 1-like isoform X2: MAPPEESVSAWSCKQVAQWLQEEGFGEYVELLCAQHRLDGLSLLALTEADLRGPPLGLTVLGDIKRLTIALRRLQRQNQAQLEELGLRPSDSLPAGLLLGAVRGDWSCDGADRRYNGGDHLCNGTELRLRNSDRSGCGSGAAVCHTHSNGRYRQQHLAGRLDPEVWKTVMSSIYVFLVFGFTSFVMVIVHERVPDMRTYPPLPDIFLDSVPRIPWAFAMAEACGLILCYMFLLILLLHKHRSILFRRLCSLMGTVFLLRCCTMFVTSLSVPGQHLKCTSKSYGDTWGKIQRALLIWSGFGMTLTGVQTCGDYMFSGHTVVITMLNFFVTEYTPRSWNLIHTISWVLNLFGIFFILAAHEHYSIDVFIAFYITTRLFLYYHTLANTRAYQHSRRARIWFPMFSFFECNVNGPVPNQYHWPFNKPAFMKTLIG, from the exons ATGGCACCGCCAGAGGAAAGTGTGAGTGCCTGGAGCTGTAAGCAGGTGGCCCAGTGGCTGCAGGAAGAAGGTTTTGGAGAGTATGTGGAGTTATTGTGTGCCCAGCACCGCCTGGACGGCCTCAGCCTGCTGGCTCTGACTGAGGCCGATCTGCGCGGGCCTCCGCTGGGCCtcactgtgctgggagacatcAAGAGGCTTACCATAGCCCTCCGCAGGCTACAGAGACAGAACCAAGCtcagctggaggagctgggtcTCCGGCCTTCAGACAGTCTCCCCGCTGGGCTCTTGTTGGGTGCCGTACGGGGTGATTGGAGCTGTGACGGAGCTGACAGGAGGTATAATGGAGGTGATCACTTGTGTAATGGGACAGAGCTGCGGCTGAGGAACAGTGACAGATCTGGATGCGGCTCAGGAGCTGCAGTGTGTCATACACACTCCAACGGGAGGTACAGGCAGCAGCACTTGGCTGGCAGACTGGACCCAGAGGTGTGGAAGACAGTCATGAGCTCCATATACGTCTTTTTAGTATTTGGATTCACATCTTTTGTCATGGTCATCGTACATGAGCGTGTCCCAGACATGAGGACGTACCCACCACTGCCTGACATATTCCTGGACAG TGTTCCCAGAATCCCTTGGGCTTTTGCAATGGCTGAAGCCTGTGGCCTCATCCTGTGTTACATGTTCCTGTTGATCCTGCTCCTCCACAAACACAG GTCCATTCTCTTCAGACGGCTGTGTTCTTTGATGGGAACTGTGTTTTTGCTTCGTTGTTGCACCATGTTTGTCACCTCGCTCTCTGTGCCTGGGCAGCACCTGAAGTGTACCAGTAAG TCATACGGTGATACGTGGGGAAAGATACAAAGGGCACTACTGATCTGGAGTGGGTTTGGGATGACTCTGACCGGTGTCCAAACATGTGGAGACTACATGTTCAGTGGACACACTGTTGTCATCACAATGCTCAACTTCTTTGTGACTGAAT ACACTCCACGATCCTGGAATCTCATTCACACCATCTCCTGGGTGTTAAACCTGTTCGGGATCTTCTTTATCCTGGCGGCTCATGAGCACTACTCCATCGACGTTTTCATCGCCTTCTACATCACCACTCGCCTCTTCCTCTACTACCACACCTTAGCCAACACTCGTGCCTACCAGCATAGTCGGAGGGCGCGCATTTGGTTCCCCATGTTCTCCTTCTTTGAATGCAATGTGAATGGACCTGTTCCCAACCAGTATCACTGGCCCTTCAACAAACCTGCCTTCATGAAAACTCTGATTGGATAG
- the si:ch73-288o11.4 gene encoding beta-microseminoprotein, whose translation MPSLHVFICLLGLVVLCHSDCFFEKLELKDPNNPPKGCVDKDGKQHGFGSEWDRDCMACSCMKDGLSCCSKIPDANAVDIPEECELVVNKEACSAKVVKKSDKTQECNPL comes from the exons ATG CCTTCTCTCCATGTGTTCATTTGTCTGCTGGGACTGGTAGTCCTGTGTCACTCTGACTGCTTCTTTGAGAAGTTAGAGCTGAAAGATCCGAATAACCCTCCAAAAG GCTGTGTGGACAAGGATGGAAAGCAGCATGGGTTTGGCTCTGAATGGGACAGAGACTGCATGGCGTGCTCTTGTATGAAGGATGGCTTGAGTTGCTGTAGCAA GATCCCTGATGCAAACGCAGTAGACATTCCTGAGGAGTGTGAGCTGGTGGTGAATAAGGAGGCCTGCTCTGCCAAGGTGGTGAAGAAGTCCGACAAAACACAAGAGTGTAACCCTCTCTAA